One Purpureocillium takamizusanense chromosome 1, complete sequence genomic window carries:
- a CDS encoding uncharacterized protein (EggNog:ENOG503NWA8~COG:L), protein MTVTNGRATGVKVVTPLDPARYIPVGRMSVPKIELHVLGETWLPQSPHSWWMFSEDGAETHQLDTNGHHLRLPRPVQKRLLEVPRLRHLARLLHARWARLEIQVCDVGAIGAVIRVHLLPDNVYRIDVDRSIPGLIRSRQAVLRGLDFSPEAWKTQRPNSEANHISLSELGQEHKGEAVSLLQVFNCIPPPDPNVSKAAGPHVQDAMHNLLESSVWGLKTPLHFHQRRSAALMLQKEEAPEKVTDPRLVSVARDDGSHWYIDPVAGTILSEPRVYDGVRGGILAEEMGSGKTLICLSLILASKDLPTKCPELYQGGPPPVRRKVASLADMAASSATRHAAPWKPFFQNSRDMDFARCTAALQRNPGYYLRLPPDVRRGVRRETPTQPKKIYLSSATVIVVPGNLLIQWRQEIATHTHGLEVLVLENSSPMPKPRQFLEYDIVLFSQSKFEQIVKTEGVIDESLSSVHFKRCIVDEGHKLGNSRIGHRSNLLIGLDSMIFSSRWIVTGTPSQGLFGVDESRQGTDHAGISDEMSHASGKENNSATEMEKKDLQRLGSISSLYLKARPWANTIQEGEDTPSDWDTYLLLPRHNPRSYGRWDCLKSTLNSLIIRHPIEQLQDMLPPVDEKIVVLDGSYQDKLSLNVFAMMIIFNSVQSQRTDMDYFFHPRQRKSLLQIVHNLKQTSFFGGSFFTSDEIAKAVQTAEDFLGEKKVPVSHEDESMLREAIALGHLAVKNKLRGLSNQFHEMPVCVLDFPARAGQAWSLDGEDGDSVCTSSSLLQSLQKLLYHSVTEPEKLNSLLNGGLVQEGMKEREKMLPTQSSDTERSDQGKTKRESETLAGNTKLGVDSPRKSRPRGVGVTKPKDDIDVEKMPAPLQSTAITSTVSAKLSYLIDSITEHQEREKMIIFYDNENVAWYLASMLDVLQIQHLIYAKGLSTQRRAQYVDTFHRNSRFRVLLMDLSQAAFGLDMREASRIYFINPVLNPQVEAQAIGRVRRISQQKPVSVETLVLKNSIDEVILERKKHMTQAEHRRVKSILDVQDIYNWIKNATIVGLPKTDGSNESQMTPLQPAQHVFGRGFGKSVHPDDGLMSVESPTRRTNDRDPPRSPVVVIGTKRDHDVGPGQDAAIGTDEKLALVSRPARRVRFVAESDEE, encoded by the exons TTTAGCGAGGACGGAGCAGAGACGCACCAGCTTGACACCAATGGCCACCATCTTCGGTTACCTCGCCCTGTTCAGAAGCGCTTGCTCGAGGTGCCACGATTGAGGCATCTTGcacgcctcctccacgcACGGTGGGCTCGCCTAGAGATCCAGGTGTGCGATGTCGGTGCGATCGGCGCCGTCATTCGCGTACATTTGTTGCCAGATAACGTCTATCGAATAGATGTGGACCGATCCATCCCCGGCCTGATCCGCTCCAGGCAGGCAGTGTTGCGCGGGCTGGACTTTTCACCAGAAGCATGGAAAACTCAGCGACCCAACTCGGAGGCGAATCACATTTCACTCTCAGAGCTTGGTCAAGAACACAAGGGAGAAGCAGTGTCGCTGCTTCAAGTGTTCAACTGTATCCCCCCGCCAGATCCGAACGTGAGCAAGGCAGCTGGGCCTCATGTGCAAGATGCCATGCACAACCTGTTGGAGAGCTCAGTCTGGGGCTTGAAAACACCACTTCACTTCCACCAACGGAGATCTGCTGCTCTTATGCTGCAAAAGGAGGAGGCACCGGAAAAGGTCACGGACCCTCGCCTAGTTTCGGTGGCAAGAGACGATGGCTCTCATTGGTACATCGACCCTGTTGCAGGCACAATCCTATCCGAGCCGCGGGTTTACGACGGAGTCCGTGGCGGTATTCTAGCTGAAGAAATGGGTTCAGGCAAGACTCTCATCTGCTTGTCTCTGATATTGGCCAGCAAGGATCTACCGACGAAATGCCCGGAGCTGTATCAAGGCGGCCCTCCACCCGTGCGTCGAAAAGTGGCCTCCCTCGCAGACATGGCCGCTTCCTCGGCCACCCGACACGCTGCTCCTTGGAAACCATTCTTCCAGAATTCGAGAGATATGGATTTTGCGCGCTGCACCGCCGCGCTTCAGCGCAACCCTGGGTACTACTTGCGGCTTCCACCGGATGTGCGACGCGGAGTTCGTCGGGAGACTCCTACGCAGCCCAAGAAAATTTACCTCAGCTCGGCAACCGTCATTGTTGTCCCCGGCAACCTGCTCATTCAATGGAGACAAGAAATTGCGACGCACACTCATGGGCTCGAGGTACTGGTGTTGGAAAATTCGTCTCCAATGCCCAAGCCCAGACAGTTCCTCGAATACGACATTGTGCTCTTCTCCCAAAGCAAGTTTGAGCAGATCGTCAAGACTGAGGGGGTTATCGACGAAAGCCTTTCTTCTGTCCACTTCAAGCGCTGCATTGTGGATGAGGGACACAAGCTTGGAAATTCTAGGATTGGGCATAGAAGCAACCTGCTGATTGGACTGGACTCAATGATCTTTTCGTCACGCTGGATTGTAACGGGCACTCCGTCACAGGGTCTGTTTGGTGTTGACGAGTCTCGCCAAGGAACAGATCACGCAGGCATCAGCGATGAGATGTCGCATGCGAGCGGAAAAGAAAACAATTCCGCTACGGAAATGGAAAAGAAAGACCTACAGAGACTGGGATCGATTTCTTCCCTATACCTCAAGGCGCGACCATGGGCCAACACCATCCAGGAAGGGGAGGACACACCATCGGACTGGGACACGTATCTGTTGCTCCCAAGGCACAATCCTCGCAGCTACGGGCGCTGGGACTGCCTCAAGTCAACACTCAACTCCCTCATCATACGCCACCCCATCGAACAACTGCAAGacatgctgccgccggtcGACGAGAAAATCGTTGTGCTCGATGGCTCTTACCAAGACAAGTTATCCCTGAATGTTTTTGCAATGATGATTATTTTCAACTCCGTGCAATCACAAAGGACGGACATGGACTACTTTTTCCATCCCCGGCAGCGCAAGAGTCTGCTGCAGATTGTCCACAACCTCAAGCAGACGAGCTTCTTTGGTGGGTCGTTCTTCACGTCCGATGAGATTGCCAAGGCCGTGCAAACGGCTGAAGACTTCCTGGGGGAGAAGAAGGTACCGGTAAGTCACGAAGATGAGTCAATGCTCCGCGAGGCCATTGCTTTAGGCCACCTGGCCGTCAAGAACAAGCTGAGAGGGCTCAGCAACCAGTTCCACGAAATGCCCGTGTGCGTTCTGGACTTTCCTGCAAGGGCGGGGCAAGCATGGTCGTTGGATGGTGAAGACGGTGATTCAGTGTGCACTTCGTCAAGCCTTCTTCAGTCGCTTCAAAAGCTGTTGTACCATTCCGTCACAGAGCCCGAGAAACTCAACTCTCTTCTCAACGGCGGCCTGGTCCAAGAAGGAAtgaaagaaagagagaaaatGCTCCCTACACAGTCGTCAGACACGGAGCGAAGCGACCAGgggaagacgaagagagaGTCCGAGACCCTCGCTGGGAACACAAAGCTTGGTGTCGACAGTCCACGCAAGTCACGCCCGCGCGGTGTTGGTGTGACGAAGCCAAAGGACGACATCGATGTAGAGAAGATGCCTGCGCCACTGCAGTCAACCGCAATCACGTCTACAGTCTCTGCGAAGCTCTCATATTTGATCGACTCTATCACGGAGCATCAGGAGCGAGAGAAGATGATCATTTTCTACGACAACGAGAACGTTGCCTGGTACCTGGCAAGCATGCTCGATGTG TTGCAAATTCAGCACCTGATCTATGCAAAGGGGCTCAGCACACAGAGACGGGCCCAATACGTGGACACTTTTCACCGCAACTCGCGCTTTAG GGTACTACTCATGGACCTGTCGCAGGCGGCGTTTGGGCTTGACATGCGTGAGGCGTCGAGGATCTACTTCATCAATCCCGTTCTCAACCCGCAAGTGGAAGCACAGGCCATCGGCCGTGTTCGCCGGATCAGCCAGCAGAAACCGGTGTCGGTGGAAACGCTCGTGTTAAAGAACAGCATAGACGAGGTCATCCTGGAGCGGAAGAAGCACATGACACAAGCCGAACACCGCCGAGTCAAGTCGATCTTGGACGTTCAAGACATCTACAACTGGATCAAGAACGCCACGATCGTGGGCTTGCCCAAGACCGACGGCAGCAACGAGTCTCAAATGACTCCTCTTCAGCCCGCACAGCACGTATTCGGCCGTGGGTTCGGCAAGTCGGTCCATCCTGACGATGGTTTGATGTCGGTGGAAAGCCCGACGCGGAGGACTAACGACCGAGATCCGCCGAGGAGTCCTGTGGTAGTTATTGGAACGAAGAGAGATCATGATGTAGGGCCTGGACAAGACGCGGCGATTGGGACAGACGAGAAATTGGCACTCGTATCGCGACCGGCTAGACGCGTGCGCTTTGTGGCCGAGTCTGACGAAGAATGA